Proteins from a genomic interval of Mesobacillus sp. S13:
- a CDS encoding O-antigen ligase family protein, with translation MDYKVASISGRYGSTVFWLFLLLMLAKFNIYIGFALKPYMLFCILFFMFHIGSFYFQRLYLFEMGMLIFYLMYSFTGAFSLYPASSARIIFGIILYVSCYFIVKNIIEKFETDAVHSAVANVGIIFNSVSLALYFAGLKSVQFMFEGERVSEFGVMVDRHYPRLIGLVQDPNFFVFYNTIFFCYYLSNFQSSKNKVGLGLTILTNLLTFSRGGLLVVVCLVVLNIFLNNPLKKLKLLLGLTASLAVAGYIAITVMKFDVYSILQSRINDFSEDGGSGRFTLWGRAWEYFNTNILVGIGAFNFSDYNMFENGDPLTAHNTYLDILAESGLIGIVTYLLFLLLVFIKLLNSRIHKKNPYLFLTFLGLVLQMAFLSVIINDMFFMYIAILSAYLHKEYHKKHVHVVKELEIQAGKKDNSLKGAAAYYERVNFNR, from the coding sequence ATGGACTATAAGGTGGCTTCAATATCCGGAAGATATGGTTCGACAGTATTTTGGCTTTTCTTATTGTTGATGTTAGCAAAATTCAATATATACATCGGCTTTGCATTAAAGCCTTACATGCTTTTTTGCATTTTATTTTTTATGTTCCATATTGGCTCCTTTTACTTTCAAAGATTGTACCTATTTGAAATGGGCATGCTGATATTTTATCTAATGTATAGCTTTACTGGAGCGTTTTCGTTATATCCAGCATCCAGCGCTCGAATCATCTTTGGAATCATCCTTTACGTATCATGTTATTTTATTGTGAAAAATATCATTGAAAAGTTTGAAACAGATGCTGTCCATAGTGCCGTAGCAAATGTAGGCATCATTTTCAATTCAGTAAGTCTGGCCCTTTATTTTGCAGGATTGAAAAGCGTTCAATTTATGTTTGAAGGTGAGAGGGTGTCTGAATTCGGCGTCATGGTAGATCGTCATTACCCGAGGCTGATTGGTTTAGTGCAGGATCCTAACTTCTTTGTTTTTTATAACACAATTTTCTTTTGCTATTATCTTAGCAACTTCCAATCCTCAAAGAATAAAGTCGGTTTGGGTTTGACAATCTTAACGAATTTACTGACTTTCTCAAGAGGCGGTCTGTTAGTCGTTGTATGTTTGGTCGTACTGAATATATTTCTGAATAACCCATTAAAAAAGCTGAAGCTGTTGCTCGGGCTTACGGCTTCACTGGCTGTTGCCGGCTATATCGCGATTACTGTCATGAAATTTGATGTTTATTCGATCTTGCAATCAAGAATCAATGATTTCTCCGAGGATGGCGGAAGCGGTAGGTTTACATTATGGGGCAGGGCCTGGGAGTACTTTAATACCAATATTCTGGTCGGGATCGGGGCTTTTAATTTTTCAGATTATAACATGTTTGAAAATGGAGATCCGCTTACAGCTCATAATACGTATTTGGATATCCTGGCAGAATCAGGACTAATCGGAATCGTCACCTACTTGCTGTTCCTTTTACTCGTTTTCATTAAATTACTTAATAGCAGAATCCATAAGAAAAATCCTTACCTGTTCTTAACATTCTTGGGTCTAGTACTTCAGATGGCATTCCTTTCCGTCATCATTAACGACATGTTTTTTATGTATATTGCCATCTTGTCGGCCTATTTGCATAAAGAGTATCACAAGAAACACGTCCACGTCGTTAAGGAACTAGAGATTCAAGCGGGGAAGAAAGACAACTCTTTAAAGGGAGCTGCCGCATATTATGAACGTGTTAATTTTAACAGATAA